In Propionicimonas paludicola, a single window of DNA contains:
- a CDS encoding DNA polymerase III subunit delta' codes for MNAATSTGVWTDLIGQERVVDVLRRAVGASEVDGNRHAMTHAWLFTGPPGSGRSNAARAFAAALQCPRGGCGDCNTCTTVLSGAHPDVTLVRTEQLSIGVDEVRDLVRRAAMAPTLGPLQVLVVEDADRVTERGADALLKSIEEPAPRTIWLLCAPTADDVVVTIRSRCRRVELSTPSEAAIAELLARRDGVEPALAAEVARIAQGHIGRARALARNESARERRRQVLAIPSALTSLGACLRSAAELVDAAATEASAITSGLDEQERAKLNEALGFGTKGARPRNAQAALRELEDQQKARAKRLQRDALDRVLTEFTSLYRDVLAVQTGSGAALVNLDLADQVDALARSGDPTATIRRLDAILACRTALETNVAPLLAFEALLLSLARPS; via the coding sequence GTGAACGCAGCCACCAGCACCGGGGTCTGGACCGACCTGATCGGCCAGGAGCGGGTTGTCGACGTGCTGCGGCGGGCTGTCGGAGCGTCCGAGGTGGACGGCAACCGGCACGCCATGACCCACGCCTGGCTGTTCACCGGTCCGCCCGGCTCCGGCCGCTCGAATGCGGCTAGGGCTTTCGCCGCGGCGCTGCAATGCCCGCGCGGTGGCTGCGGCGACTGCAACACCTGCACCACCGTGCTTTCCGGTGCTCATCCCGACGTGACCCTGGTCCGCACCGAGCAGCTGTCGATCGGGGTGGACGAGGTGCGCGATCTCGTCCGACGGGCGGCGATGGCGCCCACCCTCGGGCCGCTGCAGGTGCTGGTGGTCGAGGACGCCGACCGGGTCACCGAGCGTGGTGCGGACGCCCTGCTGAAGAGCATCGAAGAGCCGGCACCGCGGACGATCTGGCTGCTGTGCGCGCCGACCGCCGACGACGTGGTGGTGACCATCCGGTCCCGCTGCCGGCGGGTCGAACTGAGCACGCCCAGTGAGGCGGCGATCGCCGAGTTGCTGGCGCGCCGCGACGGCGTCGAGCCGGCGCTGGCCGCCGAGGTGGCCCGGATCGCCCAGGGTCATATCGGACGCGCTCGCGCGCTTGCCAGGAACGAGTCGGCTCGGGAGCGGCGCCGCCAGGTGTTGGCGATCCCGTCGGCACTGACCTCGCTGGGGGCCTGCCTGCGGTCTGCGGCCGAACTGGTGGACGCTGCCGCTACGGAGGCGTCCGCGATCACTTCAGGGCTGGACGAGCAGGAGCGGGCCAAGCTGAACGAGGCGCTCGGCTTCGGGACGAAGGGGGCCCGTCCGCGCAATGCGCAGGCGGCGCTGCGCGAGCTGGAGGATCAGCAGAAGGCGCGGGCCAAGCGGCTCCAGCGCGATGCCCTGGATCGAGTGCTGACCGAGTTCACCTCGCTCTACCGCGACGTCCTTGCCGTCCAGACCGGCTCGGGAGCCGCCCTGGTGAACCTCGATCTGGCCGATCAAGTGGACGCCTTGGCCCGGTCCGGCGACCCGACCGCCACGATCCGCAGACTGGACGCCATCCTGGCTTGCCGGACGGCGCTGGAGACCAATGTGGCGCCCCTGCTGGCCTTCGAAGCGCTGCTGTTGAGCCTGGCTCGCCCGTCCTGA
- a CDS encoding S1C family serine protease has translation MVDDQADRSWDNVPVNEETATGGQADRGASAAHTESAAEQGSAPGASGGFGEGGSWSADPLAATSVEAERTARLPQETAPDSGWTAPPPPSPWARQESGSSAWTAPDPAAHVSPASSDQAGYGYGYPTQAYPPGYPGPGYPYPGQAPAYPPGYPGAGYSQPGYPGTAGYVQGGAPTGPGVPPNGAYPPAGYGGNPPNGGYPYYSGGYYPQPPYYQPNQPATRSRGRRWTAIVAAVAAFLMIATGAFWANGALQGAVDAPKVQQPAGQSGNGQQDQGSGQPGGRQGEKNTTASTKVTAAQAKGVVLIQGETSNGTAAGTGMILTSDGKVLTNYHVVAGTDKVAVRVPTTGNTYLATVLGFDQSKDVALLQLKDASGLDTVTVDNNGVSTGEPVTAVGNAEGGGVLVAAPGQVTGTDRSLRVSSDSPWGNFEDLSGLIQTNAGAVPGHSGGPMFDSQAEVVGITTAGSTKAGTSYAVPIATALSVVSQIETGADAGTVRVGPAGFLGVQPSTQEATGNGVDVVKVVSGSPAAKAGVTAGSRLIKVGDSSIKAGTNLASVIRSLEPGQQVTITWITSSGNTKTATVTLGSSPVN, from the coding sequence ATGGTTGACGATCAGGCCGATCGGTCCTGGGACAACGTGCCAGTCAATGAGGAGACCGCGACCGGCGGTCAGGCGGACCGGGGGGCATCCGCCGCACACACCGAGTCAGCTGCGGAGCAAGGCTCGGCGCCGGGTGCGTCCGGTGGGTTCGGTGAAGGCGGTTCTTGGTCCGCCGATCCGCTTGCCGCGACATCGGTAGAGGCCGAGCGGACGGCTCGGCTGCCTCAGGAGACTGCCCCGGACTCGGGCTGGACGGCACCGCCTCCGCCATCACCGTGGGCTCGCCAGGAGTCCGGCAGTTCGGCATGGACGGCGCCGGACCCGGCGGCTCACGTATCACCGGCATCCTCGGACCAGGCCGGCTATGGCTACGGCTACCCGACCCAGGCCTACCCGCCCGGCTATCCGGGCCCCGGATACCCGTACCCCGGTCAGGCTCCGGCCTACCCGCCGGGCTACCCGGGCGCCGGCTACTCGCAGCCGGGCTATCCGGGCACCGCCGGCTACGTCCAGGGTGGCGCTCCGACGGGGCCGGGCGTCCCGCCGAACGGCGCCTACCCGCCGGCCGGCTACGGCGGCAACCCGCCCAACGGCGGCTACCCCTACTACTCGGGCGGCTACTACCCGCAGCCGCCCTACTACCAGCCGAATCAGCCGGCCACCCGATCGCGCGGACGTCGCTGGACGGCCATCGTGGCCGCTGTCGCGGCCTTCTTGATGATCGCCACTGGCGCCTTCTGGGCCAATGGTGCGCTGCAGGGTGCGGTGGACGCTCCCAAGGTCCAGCAGCCGGCCGGCCAGTCCGGCAACGGCCAGCAGGATCAGGGCAGCGGTCAGCCCGGGGGCCGGCAGGGCGAGAAGAACACCACGGCGTCCACCAAGGTGACTGCGGCCCAGGCCAAGGGGGTGGTGCTGATCCAGGGCGAGACCTCCAACGGCACCGCTGCCGGAACCGGGATGATCCTGACCTCCGACGGCAAGGTGCTCACCAACTACCACGTGGTTGCGGGCACCGACAAGGTCGCCGTCCGGGTTCCCACTACCGGGAACACGTATTTGGCTACGGTTCTTGGCTTCGACCAGAGCAAGGACGTGGCGCTGCTGCAGCTGAAGGACGCCAGCGGTCTGGACACCGTGACCGTCGACAACAACGGCGTCAGCACTGGTGAGCCGGTGACCGCGGTCGGCAATGCCGAAGGCGGCGGCGTACTGGTGGCGGCTCCGGGCCAGGTGACCGGCACCGATCGCAGCTTGCGGGTGTCGTCCGACTCGCCGTGGGGCAACTTCGAGGATCTGTCCGGACTGATCCAGACCAACGCCGGGGCCGTCCCGGGGCACTCCGGTGGCCCGATGTTCGACTCCCAGGCCGAGGTGGTGGGGATCACCACGGCCGGTTCCACCAAGGCGGGCACCAGCTATGCCGTCCCGATCGCCACCGCGCTGAGCGTGGTGTCTCAGATCGAGACCGGTGCCGATGCCGGTACCGTCCGGGTCGGTCCGGCCGGCTTCCTGGGCGTCCAACCGTCCACGCAGGAGGCGACCGGCAACGGGGTCGACGTGGTGAAGGTGGTCTCGGGCAGCCCGGCCGCGAAGGCCGGCGTGACCGCAGGCAGTCGGCTGATCAAGGTCGGCGACTCCTCGATCAAGGCCGGAACCAACCTGGCCAGCGTGATTCGCAGCCTCGAGCCGGGACAGCAGGTCACCATCACCTGGATCACCAGTAGTGGGAACACCAAAACTGCCACGGTGACATTGGGTAGTAGCCCGGTGAACTAG
- a CDS encoding TadE family type IV pilus minor pilin, producing the protein MTAEFAFASLAMVGAVVLIAWLLTALMLLAQCQGLAAEVARQEARGDRRAAADAIADRPPGAVVHVGTARDRVRVEVSLDARPWASWLPAVPLRAEAVVLREPS; encoded by the coding sequence GTGACGGCCGAATTCGCTTTCGCGAGCCTGGCCATGGTCGGCGCGGTGGTGCTGATCGCCTGGCTGCTGACGGCGCTGATGCTGCTCGCCCAGTGTCAGGGGCTGGCCGCTGAGGTGGCTCGGCAGGAGGCGCGTGGCGATCGTCGCGCGGCAGCCGATGCCATCGCGGATCGTCCCCCGGGTGCGGTCGTGCACGTCGGAACGGCGCGTGACCGGGTGCGGGTGGAAGTGAGTCTCGATGCTCGTCCCTGGGCGTCATGGCTGCCTGCGGTGCCGCTCCGGGCAGAAGCGGTCGTGCTCCGGGAGCCGAGTTGA
- a CDS encoding DEAD/DEAH box helicase, translating to MALPEWLEADPRIRHHHHRPATAGVTSDFPEWVDQEIRDAWARVGVTRLWRHQALAAEAAFSGRHVALATGTASGKTLAYLLPVLAATVSGRTGFATASGPLGIDRGHSALYLAPTKALAHDQLRVCRTLGLPGWQPVTLDGDSEAAERRFARDFGGLILSNPDMLHRAVLPNHQQWVRLLASLRYVVIDEAHRYRGVFGAQVSAVLRRLRRLANHYGADPVFISASATVSGAGELLTRLAGVEPVVEIATDDSARPSLDYLLWQPEEDPHHEAADLLARLVRDGKQTLAFTSSRVQAELVALRAQRKAGDISPIESYRGGYLAADRREIEAGLQSGSLRGVACTNALELGVDISGVDAVLTCGFPGTRSALWQQAGRAGRAGRDALGILIARPDPLDAYLCEHPELIFAEPVEQTILHPENPQVLGLHIAAAAAELPVSLADERYFGTTLSDLLDALTRAGHLRQRGARWYWTRPDRPVDAIDLRSMSGTSLAVVESATGRVIGQVDPAAGDRTVHVGAIYLHQGEQWLVTDYQPADGVALVSRTGEGYFTQPQGESTVSILSQLRSRDLGAGQVSFGTVELSSQVTGYLRRDEATGKVWDSLPLDLPQRVLRTQAVWYTLPGAALAGIAAADLPGAAHGAEHTAIGLLPAFAPCDRWDIGGLSTTWHPDTGELTVFVHDGHPGGAGFAERGYQVVEEWLGATVDRLRSCACADGCPACVVSPKCGNGNNPLNKAAAAQLLALLVG from the coding sequence ATGGCGCTCCCGGAATGGCTCGAAGCCGACCCGCGGATTCGCCATCACCACCATCGGCCGGCCACGGCCGGGGTCACGTCCGACTTCCCCGAATGGGTGGACCAGGAGATCCGAGACGCGTGGGCACGAGTCGGGGTGACTCGGCTGTGGCGCCATCAGGCGCTCGCCGCCGAGGCGGCCTTCAGCGGACGGCACGTCGCTCTGGCCACCGGCACGGCCTCCGGCAAGACCCTGGCCTATCTCCTCCCGGTCCTGGCTGCCACGGTCTCCGGACGGACCGGCTTCGCGACGGCGTCCGGGCCGCTGGGGATCGATCGCGGCCACAGCGCCTTGTACCTCGCACCGACCAAGGCGCTGGCTCACGACCAGCTTCGGGTCTGCCGCACGCTGGGCCTGCCTGGCTGGCAGCCAGTGACTCTGGACGGCGACTCCGAGGCGGCCGAACGCCGGTTCGCCCGCGACTTCGGCGGGCTGATCCTGAGCAACCCGGACATGCTGCACCGAGCCGTCCTGCCCAACCATCAGCAGTGGGTGCGACTGCTGGCCAGCCTGCGTTATGTGGTGATCGACGAGGCGCATCGCTATCGCGGAGTCTTCGGCGCCCAGGTGTCGGCGGTGCTGCGTCGCCTCCGCCGACTGGCCAACCACTACGGCGCCGACCCCGTCTTCATCTCAGCCTCGGCGACGGTGTCCGGCGCCGGTGAACTGCTCACCCGGCTGGCCGGAGTGGAGCCGGTGGTCGAGATCGCCACCGACGACTCGGCCCGGCCCAGCCTGGACTACCTGCTGTGGCAGCCCGAGGAGGACCCGCACCACGAGGCGGCCGACCTGCTCGCCCGACTGGTCCGCGACGGCAAGCAGACCTTGGCCTTCACGTCGTCCCGGGTGCAGGCGGAGCTGGTGGCTCTCCGCGCTCAACGCAAGGCCGGTGACATCTCACCCATCGAGTCCTATCGAGGTGGCTACCTGGCTGCCGACCGCCGGGAGATCGAGGCCGGCCTGCAGTCCGGGTCGCTGCGCGGAGTGGCCTGCACCAACGCGCTCGAACTGGGTGTGGACATCTCCGGGGTGGACGCGGTGCTGACCTGCGGCTTCCCCGGGACCCGGTCGGCGCTGTGGCAGCAGGCCGGACGCGCCGGACGTGCGGGCCGGGACGCCCTCGGCATCCTGATCGCCCGACCCGACCCGCTGGACGCCTACCTGTGCGAGCATCCCGAACTCATCTTCGCCGAGCCGGTTGAGCAGACGATCCTGCACCCGGAGAACCCACAAGTGCTCGGCCTGCACATCGCCGCGGCCGCGGCTGAGCTCCCGGTCAGCTTGGCCGACGAACGCTACTTCGGCACGACTCTGTCCGACCTGCTGGACGCACTGACCCGAGCCGGGCATCTGCGCCAGCGTGGTGCGCGCTGGTACTGGACTCGTCCGGATCGTCCGGTGGATGCCATTGATCTGCGCTCGATGTCGGGCACCTCGCTGGCCGTGGTCGAGTCGGCGACCGGACGGGTGATCGGGCAGGTCGATCCGGCCGCCGGTGACCGGACGGTCCACGTCGGAGCCATCTACCTGCATCAGGGCGAGCAGTGGCTGGTCACCGACTACCAACCGGCCGATGGAGTGGCCCTGGTCTCCCGAACCGGGGAGGGCTACTTCACCCAACCGCAGGGCGAGAGCACCGTGTCGATCCTCAGCCAGCTGCGCAGCCGCGACCTCGGTGCCGGACAGGTGAGCTTCGGAACGGTCGAGCTGTCCAGTCAGGTCACCGGCTACCTGCGTCGAGACGAGGCAACCGGGAAGGTCTGGGACTCACTTCCCCTGGACCTGCCCCAGCGAGTGCTCCGCACACAGGCGGTCTGGTACACCCTGCCCGGGGCCGCATTGGCCGGGATCGCCGCCGCCGACCTGCCGGGCGCGGCCCACGGCGCCGAGCACACGGCGATCGGCCTGCTACCGGCCTTCGCTCCGTGCGACCGCTGGGATATCGGCGGCCTGTCCACCACCTGGCACCCGGACACCGGTGAACTCACCGTCTTCGTCCACGACGGCCACCCCGGCGGCGCAGGGTTCGCCGAGCGGGGCTATCAGGTGGTCGAGGAGTGGTTGGGCGCAACCGTGGACCGGCTGCGCAGTTGCGCCTGCGCGGACGGCTGCCCCGCCTGCGTGGTATCCCCCAAGTGCGGCAACGGCAACAACCCATTGAACAAGGCGGCCGCCGCCCAGCTGCTGGCTCTGCTGGTCGGCTGA
- the topA gene encoding type I DNA topoisomerase, with protein MPRSTRLSGSSLVPTDAKRRLVIVESPTKAVSLAKFLGAGYIVESSRGHVRDLPTGAAEVPAKYKGEKWARTGVNVEADFEPLYVVAADKKGTIRDLKAKLKEADELLLATDEDREGEAIAWHLLDELKPKIPVKRMVFHEITPEAIQAAVENTRELDTDLVDAQETRRILDRLYGYEVSPVLWKKVMPKLSAGRVQSVATRLVVDRERERIAFRAAGFAGIEAVLDAGADSEPRTFTARLSTFDGRRIAQGRDFDSVGRLVGEDVLQLSLAGAEKLAGQLSKAGFAVASVEAKSYTRKPYPPFRTTTLQQEAGRKLGFTAQRTMSVAQELYERGFITYMRTDSVTLSTTAIAAARAQVKELFGGAYIPDRPRTYTSKVKNAQEAHEAIRPAGESFRTPEHSGLSGDHRRLYELIWKRTIASQMTDAVGETVSVRIGATLPERVSVTNAATGEVIESGRAAFTASGRTVTFLGFLKAYVESHDDDDTSEDDAQARLPQLANGQQLEPESLTASAHETKPPARYTEPSLVAKLEELEIGRPSTYAAIIRTITSRDYVFKKGSALVPTWLAFAVTRLLEEHFSKLVDYTFTAGMEEILDEVASGKAARIRVLKDFYYGDDGGAGLEKLVSELGEIDAKKLSTFSLGDGIDVRVGRYGTYLEDTEGRRANVDPELPPDGLSLEFARELLDKPAATEREIGVNPETGYPIVAKDGRYGPYVTEVLPEDAPKSAKAKTGSLFASMSLDTVTLEEALKLISLPRVVGVGADGEQITAQNGRYGPYLKKGTDSRSLTSEEQIFDITLEQAEAIYAEPKTRGRGAARAGAGPLAELGADPVSGKPVVVKDGRFGPYVTDGETNATLRRDDAVETMTLERAAELLAEKRAKGPAPKRTTRKPAAKTSTRKPATRKASGK; from the coding sequence ATGCCTCGATCCACCCGACTGTCAGGGAGTTCCTTAGTGCCCACAGATGCCAAGCGCAGGCTGGTGATCGTCGAGTCCCCGACCAAGGCGGTCAGTCTGGCCAAGTTCCTCGGTGCCGGTTACATCGTCGAGTCCAGCCGCGGCCACGTCCGCGATCTGCCGACCGGTGCCGCCGAGGTTCCGGCCAAGTACAAGGGCGAGAAGTGGGCTCGAACCGGGGTGAACGTCGAGGCCGACTTCGAACCGCTGTACGTGGTCGCCGCCGACAAGAAGGGCACCATCCGCGATCTGAAGGCCAAGCTCAAGGAAGCGGACGAACTCCTGCTGGCCACTGATGAGGACCGCGAGGGCGAGGCGATCGCCTGGCATCTGCTGGACGAGCTGAAGCCGAAGATCCCGGTGAAGCGGATGGTCTTCCACGAGATCACCCCCGAGGCCATTCAGGCCGCCGTCGAGAACACCCGCGAACTGGACACCGACCTGGTCGACGCCCAGGAGACCCGGCGGATTCTGGACCGGCTCTACGGCTACGAGGTTTCTCCGGTGCTGTGGAAGAAGGTCATGCCGAAGCTGTCGGCTGGACGCGTCCAGTCGGTGGCCACCCGGCTGGTGGTCGATCGGGAGCGGGAGCGGATCGCCTTCCGGGCTGCCGGTTTCGCCGGCATCGAGGCCGTCCTGGACGCCGGGGCGGACTCCGAGCCGCGCACCTTCACGGCCCGACTGTCCACCTTCGACGGCCGCCGGATCGCCCAGGGACGTGACTTCGACTCGGTCGGACGCCTGGTCGGCGAGGACGTCCTGCAGCTGTCCCTGGCTGGGGCCGAGAAGCTGGCCGGCCAGCTGTCGAAGGCCGGCTTCGCGGTGGCCTCGGTCGAGGCGAAGAGCTACACCCGCAAGCCCTACCCGCCGTTTAGGACCACCACCTTGCAGCAGGAGGCCGGACGCAAGCTCGGCTTCACCGCGCAGCGCACCATGAGCGTGGCCCAGGAGCTGTACGAGCGCGGCTTCATCACCTATATGCGTACCGACTCGGTCACCTTGTCGACCACGGCCATCGCCGCGGCCCGGGCGCAGGTCAAGGAGCTGTTCGGTGGGGCCTACATACCCGATCGGCCGCGCACCTACACGTCCAAGGTGAAGAACGCCCAGGAGGCGCACGAGGCGATCCGGCCGGCCGGTGAGAGCTTCCGTACCCCTGAGCACAGTGGGCTGTCCGGCGATCATCGTCGGCTCTACGAACTGATCTGGAAGCGCACCATCGCCTCCCAGATGACCGATGCGGTCGGCGAGACCGTCTCGGTGCGGATCGGCGCCACCCTGCCCGAGCGGGTATCGGTGACCAACGCCGCCACCGGCGAGGTGATCGAGTCCGGACGGGCCGCGTTCACCGCCTCGGGTCGGACGGTCACCTTCCTCGGCTTCCTCAAGGCCTACGTCGAGTCCCACGATGACGACGACACCAGCGAGGACGACGCGCAGGCCCGCCTGCCGCAGCTGGCCAACGGCCAGCAGCTGGAGCCGGAGAGCCTGACCGCCAGCGCCCACGAGACCAAGCCGCCGGCCCGCTACACCGAGCCCAGCCTGGTGGCCAAGCTCGAAGAGCTGGAGATCGGCCGTCCGTCCACCTACGCCGCGATCATCCGGACGATCACCAGCCGCGACTATGTGTTCAAGAAGGGCTCGGCGCTGGTGCCGACCTGGCTGGCCTTCGCGGTGACCCGACTGCTGGAGGAGCACTTCAGCAAGCTGGTCGACTACACCTTCACCGCCGGCATGGAAGAGATCCTCGACGAGGTGGCCAGCGGCAAGGCCGCCCGGATCCGAGTGTTGAAGGACTTCTACTACGGCGACGACGGCGGGGCCGGGCTGGAGAAGCTGGTCAGCGAGCTGGGCGAGATCGACGCCAAGAAGCTGTCCACGTTCAGCCTGGGCGACGGCATCGACGTCCGGGTGGGCCGCTACGGCACCTACCTAGAGGACACCGAGGGGCGTCGGGCCAATGTCGATCCTGAGCTGCCGCCGGACGGGCTGAGCCTGGAGTTCGCCCGCGAACTGCTCGACAAGCCGGCCGCCACCGAGCGGGAGATCGGGGTGAATCCGGAGACCGGGTACCCGATCGTGGCCAAGGACGGACGCTACGGCCCCTATGTCACCGAGGTGCTGCCCGAGGATGCGCCGAAGTCGGCCAAGGCCAAGACCGGCTCGCTGTTCGCCTCGATGAGCCTGGACACCGTGACCCTGGAGGAGGCGCTGAAGCTGATCAGCCTGCCCCGGGTGGTCGGTGTCGGCGCCGACGGCGAGCAGATCACCGCCCAGAACGGACGCTATGGCCCCTACCTGAAGAAGGGGACGGACTCGCGCTCGCTGACCAGCGAGGAGCAGATCTTCGACATCACCCTGGAGCAGGCTGAGGCCATCTACGCCGAGCCGAAGACCCGCGGACGGGGTGCCGCCCGGGCCGGAGCCGGACCGCTGGCCGAGCTGGGTGCCGACCCGGTCTCGGGCAAGCCCGTGGTGGTCAAAGACGGCCGGTTCGGTCCGTACGTGACCGACGGTGAGACCAATGCCACGCTGCGGCGTGACGACGCGGTCGAGACCATGACCCTGGAGCGGGCTGCCGAGCTGCTGGCCGAGAAGCGGGCCAAGGGGCCGGCTCCGAAGCGGACCACCCGCAAGCCGGCCGCCAAGACGTCCACCCGCAAGCCGGCCACGCGCAAGGCGAGCGGCAAGTAG
- a CDS encoding DUF7059 domain-containing protein: protein MLDETAIDALRRALVAADYTLDAVSERLGNVGLAGLARNASVPALRTLAGATDSQAELIRFWLLGLPMPAGTIRPLLGCPDMLVEAGLIAVNGDEWRAAIELKPHGSQARSGWICSDQTPLDGRVVPPSEDFVLGASPASTTLAQLVPPGHYGRVLDLGTGCGIQGLHLDAEQLVATDLNPRALELACISLRLSGLHADLRLGSLYEPVAGEQFDLIVTNPPYVIGPPRADRLIYRDGGLAGDDLMREVVTGAAEHLNPGGYLVVLGNWAITDRPWDERLTEWITPTGCDALVLQREVLDAFEYIELWLADAGLTGRAEYLPRYRQWLDYFADNGITSVGLGWLVLRRADRDQPEVRFEDWPHAVHQPVGTAFANFFTAVDAARLPEPEFWAQAWKQAPGLTQETFGRPGAADPEHLVLRQGYGFGRAMEPGTALAAVVGACDGELPLGALVAAVAGLLDEDGQTLANELLPTLRELVSLGYLVGEDSQVLTGFGQSGH, encoded by the coding sequence ATGCTGGACGAAACCGCCATCGACGCCCTCCGTCGGGCCCTCGTGGCCGCCGATTACACCCTCGATGCCGTCTCCGAGCGGCTCGGCAATGTCGGGCTGGCCGGGCTGGCCCGCAATGCCAGCGTTCCTGCGCTGCGCACCCTGGCCGGAGCCACCGACTCTCAGGCCGAACTGATCCGTTTCTGGCTGCTTGGCCTGCCGATGCCGGCCGGCACCATCCGTCCCCTGCTGGGCTGTCCCGACATGCTGGTCGAGGCGGGCCTCATCGCCGTCAACGGGGACGAGTGGCGGGCGGCCATCGAGCTCAAGCCGCACGGCTCGCAGGCCCGATCGGGTTGGATCTGCTCCGATCAGACCCCGCTGGACGGACGGGTGGTCCCGCCGAGTGAGGACTTCGTGCTCGGCGCCAGCCCGGCGTCCACCACGCTGGCCCAACTGGTGCCGCCCGGGCACTACGGCAGGGTGCTGGATCTGGGCACCGGCTGCGGCATCCAGGGACTTCATCTGGACGCCGAGCAGCTGGTCGCCACCGACCTCAACCCGCGTGCGCTCGAGCTGGCCTGCATCAGTCTCCGGCTGTCCGGGCTCCATGCCGACCTGCGGCTCGGCTCGCTCTACGAGCCGGTGGCCGGCGAGCAGTTCGACCTGATCGTGACCAACCCGCCCTACGTGATCGGTCCGCCGCGCGCGGATCGGCTGATCTACCGCGACGGCGGCCTGGCCGGGGACGACCTGATGCGCGAGGTGGTCACCGGGGCGGCCGAGCACCTGAACCCGGGCGGCTATCTGGTGGTGCTGGGCAACTGGGCCATCACCGACCGGCCCTGGGACGAGCGGCTGACCGAGTGGATCACTCCGACCGGTTGTGACGCCCTGGTTCTTCAGCGGGAGGTGCTGGACGCTTTCGAGTACATCGAGCTGTGGCTGGCCGACGCCGGCCTGACCGGACGTGCGGAGTACCTGCCGCGCTACCGTCAGTGGCTGGACTACTTCGCCGACAACGGCATCACCTCTGTCGGCTTGGGCTGGCTGGTGCTGCGCCGGGCCGATCGTGACCAGCCCGAGGTGCGTTTCGAGGACTGGCCGCACGCCGTCCATCAGCCGGTGGGCACGGCCTTCGCCAACTTCTTCACCGCAGTGGACGCCGCCCGGCTGCCCGAGCCGGAGTTCTGGGCTCAGGCCTGGAAGCAGGCTCCCGGGCTGACCCAGGAGACCTTCGGACGTCCGGGCGCGGCCGATCCGGAACATCTGGTGCTCCGCCAGGGTTACGGCTTTGGACGGGCCATGGAACCGGGTACGGCGTTGGCTGCGGTGGTCGGTGCCTGCGACGGAGAGCTTCCGCTGGGAGCGCTGGTGGCGGCGGTTGCCGGGCTTCTCGACGAGGACGGCCAGACCCTGGCCAACGAGCTGCTGCCCACGCTGCGTGAGCTGGTCAGCCTCGGGTATCTGGTCGGTGAGGACTCACAGGTTCTCACAGGATTCGGACAGTCTGGGCATTGA
- a CDS encoding Rv3654c family TadE-like protein — translation MTSRTAHGPGASASAGAGTVLVATVVCLSLLLGVGVALVVGYSAAAQKANAAADLVALSGASAQATGEGACRGAARAAQANAVRLSGCRVVGDLLEFAVAVEVEVSVPHALPGLPDHLVARATAGRTAPDPPG, via the coding sequence TTGACCAGCCGGACAGCGCATGGACCCGGGGCCTCGGCGTCCGCCGGAGCCGGGACGGTGCTGGTCGCCACCGTGGTCTGCCTCAGCCTGTTGTTGGGGGTGGGGGTGGCGTTAGTGGTCGGCTACTCCGCGGCGGCCCAGAAGGCGAACGCGGCCGCCGATCTGGTGGCACTGTCGGGGGCATCGGCCCAGGCCACCGGCGAAGGTGCCTGCCGAGGGGCGGCCCGGGCAGCCCAGGCCAACGCAGTGCGGTTGTCCGGTTGCCGAGTCGTCGGCGATCTGCTCGAGTTCGCGGTGGCAGTCGAGGTCGAGGTGTCGGTTCCGCACGCGCTTCCGGGGCTCCCGGATCACTTAGTGGCCCGCGCCACCGCCGGGCGAACTGCTCCGGATCCGCCAGGGTGA
- the tmk gene encoding dTMP kinase produces the protein MAGVFVVFEGGDGVGKSTQTALLADWARALGREVLVTLEPGGSPIGEVLRDLVLNPAWGDVSPRAEALMYAADKAQHVYEVIRPALDRGALVISDRYVDSLLAYQGAGRDLDPDRVEQIARWATGDLLPDLTVVLDLDPAQGLATIEEKDRLEDAGHDVHLRARQAFLALAARDPEHYLVLPARLPVAELADRIRARLASLLSGPAGTVEP, from the coding sequence ATGGCCGGGGTCTTCGTCGTCTTCGAGGGCGGTGACGGGGTCGGCAAGTCCACGCAGACTGCACTGCTGGCCGACTGGGCTCGTGCCCTGGGACGAGAGGTGCTGGTCACCTTGGAGCCCGGCGGTTCGCCGATCGGTGAGGTGCTGCGCGATCTGGTGCTGAACCCGGCCTGGGGGGACGTGTCGCCCCGCGCCGAAGCGCTGATGTACGCCGCTGACAAGGCTCAACACGTCTACGAGGTGATTCGGCCCGCGCTGGATCGGGGAGCCTTGGTGATCTCGGATCGCTACGTCGACTCGCTCCTGGCCTACCAGGGCGCCGGCCGTGATCTGGATCCGGACCGGGTCGAGCAGATCGCGCGCTGGGCGACCGGCGACCTGTTGCCGGACCTGACGGTGGTGCTCGATCTGGATCCGGCCCAGGGGCTGGCCACCATCGAGGAGAAGGATCGTCTCGAGGACGCCGGCCACGACGTCCATCTGCGCGCCCGGCAGGCATTCCTGGCCCTCGCGGCACGCGATCCGGAGCACTATCTGGTGCTTCCGGCACGGCTTCCGGTGGCCGAGTTGGCCGATCGGATCCGGGCTCGGCTGGCCTCGCTTCTGTCCGGCCCGGCTGGCACAGTGGAGCCGTGA